Proteins encoded together in one Betaproteobacteria bacterium window:
- a CDS encoding polysaccharide deacetylase, giving the protein MKLPGHGRYDYSPIIERKDYSWPGGKRLAFCLTTNIAVHAFLKGRGHDNAKHGEPQTPRNYSWRDYGNRIGIWRLFDLADELGIPLAHNTNSLLYDEAPQIFQRIRARGDEIIAHGRTNAENLNDFRWEEDEARLIREVTATFTRNEGKPPKGWLSGGSYEHTWTPDLLKEAGYLYFSDWPCDDQPMWLRTRSGPILSVPYPVELNDSPQIIHRQHTGREFCDMLVDQFEEMIEQCAKHPLVFNVSIHPHTFGYPFRLRPLRKALQHCFAHKLMGERVWKCRPGDIAEYCLRLEPGIVPGG; this is encoded by the coding sequence TTGAAGCTCCCCGGGCATGGCCGCTACGACTATTCGCCCATCATCGAGCGCAAGGACTACAGCTGGCCCGGCGGCAAGCGACTCGCGTTCTGCCTCACGACCAACATCGCGGTGCACGCGTTTCTCAAGGGGCGCGGCCACGACAACGCCAAGCACGGCGAGCCGCAGACACCGCGCAACTACTCCTGGCGCGATTACGGCAACCGCATCGGCATCTGGCGGCTGTTCGATCTCGCCGACGAGCTCGGCATCCCGCTCGCGCACAACACCAACAGCCTGCTCTACGACGAGGCGCCGCAGATCTTCCAGCGCATCCGCGCGCGCGGCGACGAGATCATCGCCCATGGGCGCACCAACGCGGAGAACCTCAACGACTTCCGCTGGGAGGAAGACGAAGCACGCCTTATCCGCGAGGTCACGGCGACCTTCACGCGCAACGAGGGCAAGCCGCCCAAGGGGTGGCTGAGCGGCGGCTCCTACGAGCACACCTGGACGCCGGACCTGCTGAAGGAAGCGGGCTATCTCTACTTCAGCGACTGGCCCTGCGACGATCAGCCGATGTGGCTTAGAACCCGCTCGGGCCCGATCCTGTCGGTGCCGTACCCGGTGGAGTTGAACGACTCGCCCCAGATCATTCACCGCCAGCACACGGGGCGCGAGTTCTGCGACATGCTGGTGGACCAGTTCGAGGAGATGATCGAGCAGTGCGCGAAGCATCCGCTCGTGTTCAACGTCTCCATCCACCCGCACACGTTCGGCTATCCGTTCCGGTTGCGCCCGTTGCGCAAGGCGTTGCAGCATTGCTTTGCGCACAAGCTCATGGGCGAGCGAGTGTGGAAATGCCGCCCCGGAGATATTGCGGAATACTGCCTGAGACTCGAGCCCGGCATCGTGCCCGGTGGTTGA
- a CDS encoding diguanylate cyclase — MEILECITEQISGNRLPLVGVTVAAVPCPDTPIILSLHWHGFRKQAPVDDAAGEVALASVPSTSLQLNERWRDLLDVDVATLEAGWELGAWDVVRAEYAPCMRPGAAAAEAVDCLRAFGACPVPYRGSDLFVAEAPDMDELIQIAAQSGYLCWQFRPVHGGIWSDVQGDATLNADGTRTPHCPLAPVRPQCEGKRRTVYRFGESSGLGRHSVS; from the coding sequence ATGGAGATTCTAGAGTGCATCACGGAGCAGATATCTGGCAATCGGCTGCCGTTGGTCGGGGTTACGGTGGCCGCGGTTCCGTGCCCCGATACCCCCATCATCCTGAGCTTGCACTGGCATGGGTTTCGCAAGCAAGCGCCGGTCGATGACGCGGCGGGCGAAGTCGCCCTGGCGAGCGTTCCGAGCACTTCCCTGCAGCTCAACGAACGCTGGCGCGATCTGCTCGATGTCGACGTGGCGACCCTGGAAGCAGGCTGGGAGCTGGGTGCCTGGGATGTGGTGCGCGCCGAGTATGCGCCCTGCATGCGGCCGGGGGCAGCCGCGGCCGAAGCGGTCGACTGTTTGCGTGCGTTCGGCGCCTGTCCGGTGCCGTATCGAGGCAGCGACTTGTTCGTGGCCGAAGCGCCGGACATGGACGAGCTCATTCAGATCGCGGCCCAGTCGGGTTATCTCTGCTGGCAGTTCCGGCCCGTGCACGGCGGCATCTGGAGCGATGTGCAAGGCGATGCCACGCTGAACGCGGATGGCACGCGTACGCCGCACTGTCCGCTCGCACCGGTGCGCCCGCAATGCGAGGGCAAGCGTCGTACCGTGTACCGGTTCGGCGAATCCTCGGGGTTGGGGCGCCATTCCGTTTCCTGA